A window from Podospora bellae-mahoneyi strain CBS 112042 chromosome 1 map unlocalized CBS112042p_1, whole genome shotgun sequence encodes these proteins:
- the ACR2 gene encoding DNA-directed RNA polymerase I subunit RPA2 (COG:K; EggNog:ENOG503NV92) → MAPERTNTTWEHGYHTLRREKLFRNPPTDQTAYPALQEAVNPHIEAFNALFRNDGKPSLLDHAIAEIGTKTFLDGDERADPASRNKLTVRYKSVTLQKAQVAQSNKFAKRREIFPAECRERHVSYRGKLTAVLEYRINNGDAHEFVRELGQMPIMVKSNKCHLENNSPAQLVKRKEESEELGGYFVINGIEKIIRLLLMNKRNFPLAITRPSFTNRGPSYTPHGIIVRSVRPDETSQTNVLHYLNDGNVTFRFSWRKNEYLVPVMMILKALVETNDREIFESLVGPPTSKGVENTFLTDRVELLLRTYKTYNLYTKKQTRAYLGQKFRVVLGVPDTMTDYEVGTEFLRKVVLVHLGCNDVTEEQDTDKFKMLLFMCRKLYALVAGDCAVDNPDAVQNQEILLGGFLYGMILKERLEDLLSTALRGALRDHLRRNPTDSFVSESFRKQFPGHIFRKTNENIGNALEYFLSTGNLQSPSGLDLQQVSGFTVVAEKLNFLRFISHFRMVHRGSFFAQLKTTTVRKLLPESWGFLCPVHTPDGSPCGLLNHFAHKCKITTKAADVSAVPGVLLELGVNNYSSAATTESVVVMLDGKVVGWCAPQNAKPLADTLRQLKVEGGHGIPLELEIGYVPTSNGGSYPGIYMASNTSRMVRPVKYLALNKEDMVGPYEQPYMSIACVEQEIVPGDSTHVEFDPTNILSILANMTPFSDFNQSPRNMYQCQMGKQTMGTPGAALAHRTDNKMYRIQTGQTPVVRSPLHNTYGFDNFPNGFNAVVAVISYTGYDMDDAMIINKSAHERGFGHGSIYKTKKISLKDDSRTRSSKTTTKMFGFAPGSPIRASDREMLDEDGLPYVGRLVREGDIIAAWHTVSADYSGKLVNRDGITHWERYKEAEDAFIEEVRVIGSDTGNEPLQTLSIKLRVPRSPVIGDKFSSRHGQKGVCSQKWPAVDMPFSETGIQPDVIINPHAFPSRMTIGMFVESLAGKAGALHGLAQDSTPFKFSEENMAADYFGHQLMKAGYNYHGNEPMYSGITGEEFMCDIYIGVVYYQRLRHMVNDKYQVRTTGPVVPTTGQPIKGRKKGGGIRVGEMERDALLAHGTAFLLQDRLLNCSDYSKSWICRDCGSFLAVQPTVSPFIGKRKQVGTVRCRNCAQRLDQIEDLDLMKLDGEIWEDGQGVQWIGGENTTMVVVPGALKYLDVELAAMGVKLKYNVDSKDQTRRSALRPTAPKLLPSGVAAA, encoded by the exons ATGGCCCCCGAACGGACCAACACAACCTGGGAGCACGGGTACCACACACTTCGCCGAGAGAAGTTGTTTCGTAACCCTCCTACCGACCAAACCGCATACCCAGCACTTCAAGAGGCTGTCAACCCACACATCGAGGCTTTTAACGCTCTCTTCCGCAACGATGGCAAGCCAAGTTTGCTCGACCACGCCATCGCCGAGATAGGGACTAAGACGTTTCTCGATGGTGACGAAAGGGCCGATCCCGCGAGCAGAAACAAGTTGACGGTTCGCTACAAGAGTGTCACTCTCCAAAAAGCTCAGGTTGCACAGTCCAACAAGTTCGCAAAGAGACGAGAGATCTTTCCGGCCGAGTGCAGAGAGCGGCATGTCTCTTACCGAGGCAAACTTACAGCTGTTCTCGAGTACCGTATCAACAATGGCGACGCCCACGAGTTTGTCCGTGAGCTGGGGCAAATGCCCATCATGGTCAAG TCCAACAAGTGTCACTTGGAAAACAACAGCCCCGCGCAGCTCgtgaagaggaaagaggagTCGGAAGAATTGGGCGGCTATTTCGTCATCAACGGTATCGAGAAGATTATCCGTCTGCTGCTCATGAACAAGAGGAACTTCCCTCTTGCCATCACCCGTCCTAGTTTCACGAACCGAGGTCCTTCCTACACACCGCATGGTATCATAGTACGATCGGTCCGGCCAGACGAAACGTCACAGACCAATGTGCTCCATTACCTCAACGACGGCAATGTCACATTCAGATTCTCTTGGAGGAAGAATGAGTATCTTGTGCCAGTCATGATGATCTTGAAGGCACTCGTCGAGACCAACGATCGCGAGATCTTCGAGTCCTTGGTTGgcccacccacctccaagGGGGTGGAGAACACCTTCTTGACGGATCGTGTCGAGCTTCTCCTACGCACGTACAAGACCTACAATCTATACACCAAGAAGCAGACGCGAGCCTATCTCGGCCAAAAGTTTCGGGTCGTGCTCGGCGTGCCGGACACCATGACTGATTACGAGGTCGGCACCGAGTTCCTACGGAAGGTGGTTCTTGTTCACCTTGGCTGCAACGATGTCACAGAGGAGCAGGACACGGACAAGTTCAAAATGCTCTTGTTCATGTGCCGAAAGCTCTATGCCCTTGTCGCCGGCGATTGTGCCGTTGACAATCCTGACGCTGTCCAGAACCAAGAAATCTTGCTCGGCGGTTTCCTATACGGCATGATCTTAAAGGAGCGACTTGAGGACCTGCTGTCGACTGCGTTGAGGGGAGCACTGCGCGACCATCTGAGGCGCAACCCAACCGACTCGTTTGTCTCTGAGAGTTTCAGAAAGCAGTTCCCAGGGCACATCTTCCGCAAGACGAACGAGAACATCGGTAACGCTTTGGAGTATTTCCTTTCGACGGGCAATCTGCAGAGTCCTTCCGGCCTTGATCTTCAGCAGGTGTCTGGTTTTACCGTTGTGGCGGAAAAGCTCAACTTCCTTCGTTTCATCAGTCACTTCCGCATGGTCCATCGTGGTAGTTTCTTCGCGCAGCTCAAGACCACCACGGTCCGTAAGCTGCTGCCAGAGTCCTGGGGCTTCCTCTGTCCCGTCCACACTCCTGATGGTTCGCCCTGTGGGTTGTTAAATCACTTTGCTCACAAGTGCAAAATCACCACGAAAGCCGCTGATGTCTCGGCCGTCCCTggggtgctgctggagctcgGAGTCAACAACTATTCCTCAGCCGCCACTACTGAAAGCGTGGTAGTGATGCTTGACGGCAAGGTTGTAGGCTGGTGTGCTCCGCAGAACGCCAAGCCTCTCGCCGACACCTTGCGACAGCTGAAGGTCGAGGGTGGCCATGGGATTCCCCTTGAGCTTGAGATTGGTTATGTCCCCACCTCCAATGGCGGCTCGTACCCAGGTATCTACATGGCATCCAACACCTCAAGGATGGTCCGGCCCGTGAAGTACCTTGCTCTGAACAAGGAGGATATGGTAGGTCCTTACGAGCAGCCTTACATGTCGATTGCTTGCGTAGAACAAGAAATTGTTCCTGGCGATTCGACTCACGTCGAGTTTGATCCGACCAACATCCTGTCCATTCTGGCCAACATGACACCATTCTCGGATTTTAACCAGTCTCCCCGTAACATGTACCAATGTCAGATGGGTAAGCAAACTATGGGCACACCAGGCGCAGCACTCGCGCATCGGACGGACAACAAAATGTACCGCATTCAAACCGGTCAAACACCAGTCGTCCGATCACCACTGCACAACACATATGGTTTCGACAACTTCCCCAACGGATTCAACGCCGTGGTTGCCGTCATTTCCTATACCGGTTACGACATGGACGACGCCATGATTATCAACAAATCAGCGCACGAACGTGGTTTTGGCCACGGTAGCATCtacaagaccaagaagatcaGTCTGAAGGATGACTCGAGGACACGCAGCtccaagaccaccaccaaaatgtTTGGGTTTGCTCCGGGAAGCCCCATCCGGGCGTCTGATCGGGAGATGCTCGACGAGGACGGACTGCCCTATGTTGGCCGGCTGGTCAGGGAAGGCGATATCATCGCCGCCTGGCACACCGTTTCGGCCGACTACTCGGGTAAGCTGGTGAACCGGGATGGTATCACGCATTGGGAGCGATACAAGGAGGCCGAAGATGCCTTCATTGAGGAGGTTCGCGTGATTGGCAGCGACACTGGAAACGAGCCTCTCCAGACTCTCTCGATCAAGCTTCGCGTTCCCAGATCTCCGGTCATCGGCGACAAGTTCTCTTCTCGTCACGGTCAGAAGGGCGTTTGCTCGCAGAAGTGGCCTGCTGTCGACATGCCCTTTTCGGAGACGGGCATCCAGCCTgatgtcatcatcaaccctcaCGCTTTCCCGTCCCGCATGACAATTGGCATGTTTGTCGAGTCTCTTGCAGGCAAGGCAGGCGCGCTACATGGTCTTGCTCAGGACTCGACGCCGTTCAAGTTCAGCGAGGAGAACATGGCGGCCGACTACTTTGGGCATCAGCTGATGAAGGCTGGCTACAACTACCACGGAAACGAGCCCATGTATTCCGGCATCACGGGCGAGGAGTTCATGTGCGACATTTACATTGGTGTTGTCTACTACCAGAGACTGAGACACATGGTAAACGACAAGTACCAGGTCCGTACGACTGGTCCAGTCGTGCCGACAACCGGACAGCCGATCAAGGGCCGtaagaagggtggtggtatcCGTGTGGGAGAAATGGAGCGCGATGCTCTGTTGGCGCACGGCACGGCCTTCTTGCTCCAGGATCGCCTGCTCAACTGCTCCGATTATTCCAAGTCGTGGATCTGCCGAGACTGCGGGTCATTCCTGGCCGTGCAGCCGACGGTATCTCCGTTTATTGGAAAGCGAAAGCAAGTCGGCACTGTGCGCTGCCGAAATTGCGCGCAGCGTCTGGACCAGATCGAGGACCTGGACCTCATGAAGCTAGATGGCGAGATTTGGGAGGACGGGCAAGGCGTCCAGTGGATTGGTGGAGAGAACACcaccatggtggtggtccctGGTGCGCTCAAGTACCTGGATGTCGAGCTTGCGGCGATGGGCGTCAAGCTCAAGTATAACGTGGACAGCAAAGATCAGACACGGAGAAGTGCCCTGAGACCAACAGCGCCCAAGCTGCTTCCGAGTGGTGTGGCTGCGGCTTAA
- a CDS encoding uncharacterized protein (EggNog:ENOG503P0KX) — MLRPVVSFPQTSLQYQLSLASYREGFNRLLDLLPTLRQIRYEPWRSLEGRNSVRNTRITVEGLHRATFSHNLAKVVVFGDFNEDFDECWRADRRWHRVPISSSRTNPRMASPEIRQAFAQISRPLVHLSLSFAADASDFFETCQRSWVWTTLTSLALTSNPLAPNKDPKIVNDMLEKTGIVAL; from the exons ATGCTTCGACCCGTTGTCTCTTTCCCACAGACTTCCCTTCAGTACCAGCTGTCACTAGCCTCCTA CAGGGAAGGCTTCAatcgccttcttgatctgCTTCCTACTCTGCGGCAGATTCGCTATGAGCCTTGGAGATCCCTGGAAGGCAGGAATTCAGTTCGCAACACTCGCATCACAGTAGAAG GACTGCACAGAGCTACCTTCAGCCACAATCTAGCCAAAGTCGTGGTTTTCGGTGACTTCAACGAAGACTTCGATGAGTGCTGGCGTGCGGATAGGCGATGGCACCGCGTACCTATATCGTCAAGTCGGACAAACCCTCGCATGGCATCACCAGAGATCAGACAGGCTTTTGCCCAAATCTCTCGTCCCCTCGTCCATCTTTCATTGTCATTTGCAGCAGATGCAAGTGACTTCTTCGAAACCTGTCAGCGCAGCTGGGTTTGGACGACGCTGACCTCTCTTGCGCTCACATCCAATCCCTTGGCCCCAAACAAGGACCCCAAGATAGTCAACGACATGCTTGAGAAGACCGGCATCGTGGCGCTATAA